The proteins below are encoded in one region of Danio rerio strain Tuebingen ecotype United States chromosome 12, GRCz12tu, whole genome shotgun sequence:
- the cript gene encoding cysteine-rich PDZ-binding protein, with product MVCEKCEKKLGRVITPDTWKDGARNTTESGGRKLNENKMLTSKKARFDPYGKSGFATCRICKSSVHQSGSHYCQGCAYKKGICAMCGKKVIDTKNYKQTSV from the exons ATGGTTTGCGAAAAGT GCGAGAAGAAACTGGGGCGAGTCATCACGCCTGATACATGGAAAGATGGAGCTAGAAACACAACAG AGAGTGGTGGTCGCAAGctgaatgaaaacaaaatgctGACATCTAAAAAAGCAAG GTTTGATCCGTATGGGAAATCAGGATTTGCCACTTGCAGAATATGCAAAAGCTCAGTCCATCAGTCCGGTTCACACTACTGCCAGGGATGTGCTTACAAAAAAG GAATTTGTGCCATGTGTGGGAAGAAGGTTATTGACACCAAGAACTACAAACAGACCTCAGTTTGA